In Spirochaeta thermophila DSM 6578, the following proteins share a genomic window:
- a CDS encoding MFS transporter — protein MRTSYLSPEERHEGLRAFLAFNAFNGVGFGLLAETIVYLLALQYGATNLQLGYISSLIHLTGFLLILFPHVLKGAPLVPVYFGAWLGRGLVALLYWLTLLVSPSAAIWVILATYTLFCMLRTVGVALYRPVQKMLSTPSTLGSVMVQANLAYSLTMIIGQLLSFLFLSSPLASGPRGLLSLILGGVLFNSVASLFLLRIPSRERIASSGDEHIVGVLLEALRNPRIRYPVLLHWIHLGTTILLGFSTALLKRGLGLPENLVVLYTMTTYVGLVAAGFVNRPFVDRLPARPLLLLSFGLEIPLFLVFAFLRPGAAFGMLLILGFALGFVKGTIAAHVGRTLVHAYPDDRKFSYNAMVNFVTSFLALGFGMAGGALADLGVGVAASLPFLNEYSLVFAAGTVLVSVSMVISLGVRDARRMEVRELLGVFLSPEHLTAMLGSYRLESTRDERKRRLILNSLMECSSPLAEREIERILRHPFSVESKFVLNRLFVNPKLALLPRVLTLAGEPGYVHRERAIFALGAYRGPEVERVLRTALDDPDPAVRGAAAKSLVRAGYPVDPADLFRRFLHAPVVREEVDYLIALGLAEEEEFLFRRIFTFAEKREGPYYRMTVYSAISSALGTAPLLGDLFMEEESGRGKGVSRFLEEAVRFVPFWRERDRIGRSMREEKWEDILLWVEQCIRGISANEGVRGVLRAFGSALREKLSGAPVREDAIAALYFFYALLDRNPEQR, from the coding sequence ATGAGGACATCGTATCTCTCTCCGGAAGAACGTCATGAGGGCTTGAGAGCCTTTCTCGCCTTCAACGCCTTCAACGGCGTGGGGTTCGGCCTCCTCGCCGAGACGATCGTGTATCTCCTCGCCTTGCAGTACGGTGCCACCAACCTCCAGTTGGGCTATATCTCCTCCCTCATCCACCTCACGGGTTTCCTCCTCATCCTGTTCCCTCATGTCCTGAAGGGCGCTCCACTCGTTCCGGTCTATTTCGGGGCGTGGCTGGGGAGGGGACTCGTGGCCCTCCTCTACTGGCTCACCCTTCTCGTATCCCCTTCCGCAGCGATCTGGGTGATCCTCGCCACCTACACCCTGTTCTGCATGCTCAGGACCGTGGGAGTCGCCCTCTACCGGCCCGTACAGAAGATGCTCTCCACCCCCTCCACGCTGGGCTCGGTCATGGTGCAGGCGAACCTGGCCTACAGCCTCACCATGATCATCGGCCAGCTTCTGAGTTTCCTCTTCCTCTCTTCGCCTCTCGCGTCTGGACCGAGAGGGTTGCTGTCGCTCATACTGGGGGGTGTGCTCTTCAACTCCGTGGCCTCCCTTTTCCTCCTCAGGATACCCTCTCGTGAACGCATCGCCTCCTCAGGGGATGAGCACATCGTCGGCGTGCTCCTCGAAGCCCTGAGGAATCCCCGGATACGCTATCCGGTACTCCTCCACTGGATCCACCTGGGGACCACGATCCTTCTGGGTTTCAGCACCGCACTCCTCAAGCGGGGACTCGGACTCCCCGAGAATCTGGTGGTCCTCTATACCATGACCACCTACGTGGGGCTCGTGGCGGCCGGCTTCGTCAACCGGCCCTTCGTGGACAGACTCCCCGCCCGTCCGCTCCTCCTCCTCTCCTTCGGCCTCGAGATTCCCCTCTTCCTCGTGTTCGCCTTCCTGCGGCCCGGTGCAGCCTTCGGCATGCTCCTCATCCTTGGGTTCGCGCTTGGATTCGTGAAGGGGACCATCGCCGCACATGTCGGGAGGACCCTGGTACACGCCTATCCCGACGACAGGAAGTTCAGCTACAACGCGATGGTGAACTTCGTCACGTCCTTTCTCGCCCTCGGGTTCGGCATGGCAGGAGGGGCTCTCGCCGATCTGGGTGTGGGCGTCGCCGCATCCCTCCCCTTCCTGAACGAGTATTCCCTAGTCTTCGCCGCTGGAACCGTGCTCGTGTCCGTGAGCATGGTGATCTCCCTGGGCGTCAGAGACGCCCGCCGGATGGAGGTGCGGGAGCTCCTGGGAGTGTTCCTGAGTCCCGAGCACCTCACGGCCATGCTCGGTTCTTACCGCCTCGAGTCCACCAGGGACGAGAGGAAGCGGCGCCTCATCCTCAACTCGCTCATGGAGTGCTCTTCCCCCCTCGCCGAACGGGAGATCGAACGCATCCTGCGTCATCCGTTCTCCGTGGAATCCAAGTTCGTCCTCAACCGTCTGTTCGTGAATCCGAAACTGGCCCTTCTCCCCCGTGTCCTCACCCTCGCGGGAGAACCGGGCTACGTGCACCGAGAGCGGGCGATCTTCGCCCTGGGAGCCTATCGGGGGCCGGAAGTGGAACGGGTCCTCCGTACGGCTCTCGACGACCCCGATCCGGCGGTGAGGGGGGCGGCCGCGAAATCGCTGGTACGGGCAGGTTATCCCGTGGATCCCGCCGACCTCTTCCGCCGATTCCTCCACGCGCCCGTGGTGCGGGAGGAGGTGGACTACCTCATCGCCCTCGGCCTTGCCGAAGAGGAGGAATTCCTCTTCCGCCGTATCTTCACCTTCGCCGAGAAGAGGGAAGGACCGTACTACAGGATGACCGTCTACAGTGCGATCTCCTCTGCCTTGGGTACCGCCCCCCTTCTGGGTGATCTCTTCATGGAGGAGGAATCCGGGAGAGGGAAGGGTGTCTCCCGGTTCCTCGAGGAGGCGGTGCGGTTCGTACCCTTCTGGCGGGAGAGGGACAGGATAGGGCGGTCCATGCGTGAGGAGAAGTGGGAAGACATCCTCCTGTGGGTGGAGCAATGCATCAGAGGGATCTCCGCGAACGAGGGTGTACGAGGGGTCCTCCGTGCCTTCGGCTCGGCGCTCAGGGAGAAGCTCTCTGGTGCACCTGTGCGGGAAGACGCGATAGCCGCCCTCTATTTCTTCTATGCCCTCCTCGACAGGAATCCGGAGCAAAGATAG
- a CDS encoding TRAP transporter small permease yields MNNFLQKLYKIEEYAAASLLSAATLLIFVSAVTRTFDLPLNWALDLTLFLFAWSVFLGADVAMRRNNLVNVDLLVARLPVPVQRVCAVVSYILILVFLGALTGYGFWLSYASRARAFQGIPWFSYTWVALSVPVGSILMIITTIRQFRAYLKEARPPAAEDGEVL; encoded by the coding sequence ATGAACAACTTTTTGCAGAAGCTCTATAAAATCGAGGAATATGCAGCGGCCTCGCTCCTCAGCGCGGCCACGTTGCTCATCTTTGTCTCCGCGGTCACCAGGACCTTCGACCTGCCCTTGAACTGGGCCCTCGATCTCACGCTCTTCCTCTTCGCGTGGAGCGTCTTCCTGGGTGCCGATGTAGCCATGAGACGGAACAACCTGGTGAACGTCGACCTCCTCGTGGCGAGGCTTCCCGTTCCCGTCCAGAGGGTCTGTGCGGTGGTTTCCTATATCCTCATCCTGGTGTTCCTGGGGGCACTCACGGGCTATGGATTCTGGCTGAGCTATGCGAGCAGAGCCAGGGCCTTCCAGGGGATACCGTGGTTCAGCTACACCTGGGTGGCCCTGAGCGTTCCGGTGGGTTCCATCCTCATGATCATCACCACCATACGCCAGTTCAGGGCCTATCTCAAGGAGGCGAGGCCTCCTGCTGCAGAGGACGGGGAGGTCCTGTAG
- a CDS encoding aldo/keto reductase codes for MEYAELMGTDIRISRIGMGCWGIAGGRTWGERDDRRSIDTLRAAYDRGISFFDTAYSYGNGYSEELVGKALGSLGDRVVIATKVGTGLSSPSEVERHCEESLRRLRRDWIDLYQLHWLLPGMPPLPEIIEAMWRLVKSGKVRAIGVCNLGKGQLALLPPEIPVVTNQLPYSLLWRAIEYEVMPASLERGMGILAYSPLMQGLLTGKFSSPEEVPEGRARSRLFSSSRPQAIHGEEGAEDLTFETIHRLSALARDLDIPLAHLAIAWVLQREGVASVLVGARTPDQVDANVGALAVRLSEEVLAELDTITAPLKERLGPNPDMWQTSGRIW; via the coding sequence ATGGAGTACGCGGAGCTCATGGGTACGGACATCCGGATCTCCAGGATAGGGATGGGATGTTGGGGGATCGCAGGCGGCCGGACCTGGGGAGAGAGGGATGATCGGCGGTCGATCGACACACTGCGTGCCGCCTACGATCGCGGTATCTCTTTCTTCGACACGGCCTATTCCTACGGGAATGGCTATTCGGAAGAGCTCGTGGGGAAGGCGCTCGGATCCCTGGGAGACCGGGTGGTGATTGCCACGAAGGTCGGGACCGGACTCTCCTCTCCTTCCGAGGTGGAACGGCACTGCGAGGAGAGCCTCAGAAGGCTCAGGCGCGACTGGATCGATCTCTACCAGTTGCATTGGCTCCTTCCGGGCATGCCCCCGCTCCCCGAGATCATCGAGGCCATGTGGCGGTTGGTGAAAAGCGGCAAGGTGAGGGCCATAGGTGTGTGCAATCTGGGGAAGGGGCAGCTCGCCCTACTCCCCCCCGAGATCCCGGTGGTGACCAATCAGCTTCCCTACAGCCTCCTCTGGCGCGCCATCGAATACGAGGTGATGCCCGCCTCCCTCGAGAGGGGGATGGGCATACTCGCCTACAGTCCGCTCATGCAGGGCCTTCTCACCGGGAAGTTCTCTTCACCCGAGGAAGTCCCCGAGGGGAGGGCCCGTTCCAGGCTCTTCTCTTCCTCACGGCCTCAGGCCATCCATGGCGAAGAAGGGGCGGAGGACCTCACTTTCGAGACCATACACAGGCTCTCCGCCCTCGCTCGGGATCTCGATATCCCTCTCGCCCACCTCGCGATCGCGTGGGTTCTCCAACGGGAGGGGGTTGCATCGGTTCTCGTGGGGGCGCGGACTCCCGATCAGGTCGACGCGAATGTGGGAGCCCTGGCGGTGCGGCTCTCCGAGGAGGTGCTCGCCGAACTCGATACGATCACCGCTCCCCTCAAGGAGAGGCTCGGGCCGAACCCCGACATGTGGCAAACCTCGGGGAGGATATGGTGA
- a CDS encoding C-terminal binding protein yields the protein MNPYRIVVADDRFNGNYEQEREALSGLEYEFVVCREDMPPQEFLSIAQEADALLVNLRPIPEETISHLRRCRIISRYGIGVDNVDVEAATAAGIWVSNVPDYGIEEVSDHAAALLLACARLIMVKDRGIRVGKWNHTAGLKAFRLHGKVLGIVGYGRIARAFHRKMKGFGFARTLVYDPYIPSEEISRAGGEAADLFTLLREADYLSIHAPLTKETRHLIGEREIGMMKPTTVIVNTSRGAIIDQQALERALEEHRILGAGLDVFEEEPLPKESPLRDLENVVLSDHSAYYSEESLVDLKRKAALNVKETLLKGRPLYPVNNPGS from the coding sequence ATGAACCCCTACAGGATAGTGGTGGCCGACGACAGGTTCAACGGCAACTACGAACAGGAGCGAGAGGCCCTCTCCGGGCTTGAGTACGAATTCGTCGTCTGCAGGGAAGATATGCCGCCCCAGGAGTTCCTCTCCATCGCGCAGGAGGCGGACGCACTCCTCGTCAACCTCAGGCCCATACCGGAAGAGACGATCTCTCATCTCAGACGGTGCAGGATCATCTCCCGATACGGGATCGGCGTGGACAACGTGGACGTGGAGGCCGCCACGGCGGCCGGCATCTGGGTGAGCAACGTGCCGGATTACGGCATAGAGGAGGTCTCGGACCATGCAGCCGCTCTCCTCCTTGCCTGCGCCCGGCTCATCATGGTAAAAGATAGGGGGATCCGCGTAGGGAAATGGAACCACACTGCGGGTCTCAAGGCGTTCAGGCTCCACGGCAAGGTGCTGGGGATCGTGGGGTATGGACGGATCGCCCGTGCCTTCCACCGGAAGATGAAGGGATTCGGGTTTGCCCGGACCCTCGTCTACGACCCCTACATCCCCTCCGAGGAAATCAGCCGGGCGGGAGGAGAGGCGGCGGATCTCTTCACCCTCCTTCGGGAGGCCGACTACCTCTCCATACACGCGCCCCTCACGAAGGAGACCCGGCACCTCATCGGAGAGAGGGAGATAGGCATGATGAAACCCACCACCGTGATCGTGAACACCTCGAGAGGGGCCATCATAGACCAGCAGGCCCTCGAACGGGCACTCGAGGAGCACCGCATCCTCGGCGCCGGGCTCGACGTCTTCGAGGAGGAACCCCTCCCGAAGGAGAGCCCCCTCCGGGATCTCGAAAACGTGGTGCTCTCGGATCACAGTGCCTACTACAGCGAGGAGTCCCTCGTGGATCTCAAGCGCAAGGCTGCACTCAACGTGAAGGAGACCCTCCTCAAGGGGAGACCCCTCTACCCAGTAAACAATCCAGGGAGTTAG
- a CDS encoding SDR family NAD(P)-dependent oxidoreductase, with translation MKLKDRVALVTGSARGIGRAVALRLAQEGAGVGIMDLKGTEETAQEFSSMGYKAVPLPADVTRYEEVASAVEKLVEAFGKVDILVNNAGIIVRGHVLDLSLEEWRKVIDVNLHGTFHCCKAVLPYMVKQNYGRIVNITSIAGKVGDITAAPAYGTSKGAVNTLTKSLARQLADYGITVNAVAPHAIETDMSAQWTPEQRKAVIDAIPLKRLGKPEEVAEAVVFLVSEGASFITGEILDVNGGYLMD, from the coding sequence ATGAAACTCAAGGATAGAGTGGCGTTGGTGACGGGATCGGCCCGGGGGATCGGCCGGGCCGTCGCCCTGCGGCTCGCCCAGGAAGGGGCGGGTGTGGGGATCATGGATCTCAAAGGCACCGAGGAGACCGCGCAGGAGTTCTCCTCCATGGGCTACAAGGCCGTGCCCCTCCCCGCAGACGTGACCAGGTACGAGGAGGTCGCCTCTGCGGTGGAGAAACTGGTGGAGGCCTTCGGAAAGGTGGATATCCTCGTGAATAACGCGGGTATCATCGTACGGGGACACGTGCTCGATCTTTCCCTCGAGGAGTGGCGCAAGGTGATCGACGTGAACCTCCACGGCACGTTCCACTGCTGCAAGGCCGTCCTGCCGTACATGGTGAAGCAGAACTATGGGCGTATCGTGAACATCACCTCCATCGCCGGGAAGGTGGGGGACATCACCGCGGCCCCTGCCTACGGAACCTCGAAGGGAGCGGTGAACACCCTCACCAAGTCCCTCGCACGCCAGCTCGCGGACTACGGGATCACCGTAAATGCGGTGGCACCCCATGCCATCGAGACCGACATGAGTGCCCAGTGGACCCCTGAACAGCGGAAGGCCGTGATAGATGCGATCCCCCTCAAGCGCCTGGGTAAGCCGGAGGAAGTGGCCGAGGCCGTGGTCTTCCTGGTGAGCGAAGGGGCTTCGTTCATCACAGGGGAGATACTCGACGTGAACGGCGGCTATCTCATGGACTAG
- a CDS encoding ABC transporter permease: MKRNIRKYKVFYLFLLPGFLYFVVFHYLPMLGLRWSFYEFDLRGVGEFIGLEHFKTALASEGFRRAFWNTLILSSANIAIQMTASIIISLLLNEVTNQLFKRGVQTIIYLPHFLSWPVVASVFVLIFSQGGMVNAFVQKLGGEPIYFFGDPVWWRRVYLFALAWREVGWASVVYLAALSGVDPQLYEAAWIDGAGRIRQAIHITLPSLVPVIVIVLVMNLSKIFNLFESVLVMYNPLVYSVADVLQTYVYRTGIVEFRYGYATAVGLFRSLIAFALVMASNWIVKRIRGEAVV; the protein is encoded by the coding sequence GTGAAGAGGAACATCCGAAAGTACAAGGTGTTCTATCTCTTCCTCCTTCCCGGTTTCCTCTACTTCGTGGTCTTTCATTACCTGCCCATGTTGGGCTTGCGTTGGTCGTTCTATGAATTCGACCTGAGGGGAGTGGGGGAGTTCATCGGACTCGAACACTTCAAGACGGCCCTTGCGAGCGAGGGGTTCAGGAGGGCCTTCTGGAACACCCTCATCCTGAGCAGTGCGAACATCGCCATCCAGATGACCGCTTCCATTATCATCTCTCTCCTCCTCAACGAGGTCACCAATCAGCTCTTCAAACGAGGGGTGCAGACCATCATCTACCTCCCTCATTTCCTCTCCTGGCCGGTGGTGGCCTCGGTCTTCGTGCTCATCTTTTCGCAGGGCGGCATGGTGAACGCATTCGTCCAGAAGCTGGGAGGGGAGCCCATCTATTTCTTCGGTGATCCGGTGTGGTGGCGGCGAGTATATCTTTTCGCCCTCGCCTGGAGAGAGGTGGGGTGGGCCAGCGTAGTGTACCTCGCGGCCCTCTCCGGGGTCGATCCCCAGCTCTATGAAGCGGCGTGGATCGACGGCGCGGGTCGCATCCGTCAGGCCATCCACATCACACTTCCGAGCCTCGTGCCTGTGATCGTCATCGTCCTGGTGATGAACCTCTCGAAGATCTTCAATCTCTTCGAGTCAGTTCTGGTCATGTACAACCCCCTGGTGTACAGCGTGGCCGACGTGCTCCAGACCTATGTGTACAGGACCGGTATCGTTGAGTTCAGATACGGGTACGCCACCGCTGTGGGGCTCTTCAGATCGCTGATCGCGTTTGCCCTGGTGATGGCGTCGAACTGGATCGTGAAGCGGATCCGTGGCGAAGCCGTGGTGTGA
- a CDS encoding TRAP transporter large permease yields the protein MLLVAILFLLFLLMGMPVAFAIGISGVAFFLQHSELPFSMIVQLPISQTQNFPLLAVPLFIFAGNIMNSAGVTQRLIKLSTLLTGHMRGGLAQVSVVLSTLMGGVSGSATADAAMEARLLGPGMLERGYSKGYIAAVIGYTSLITATVPPGVGIIIYGTTGEVSIGQLFAAGLMVGLIMMVALMITVAITARVRGYKPERERRASLKEIFSSLGETIWALIFPILLLVGLRMGIYTPSEVGAFACVYGIFVGVFVYKELTWKKFLETLRTTANDVGAVMYIIALSGIFRYGIPFEHIPQALTSLITGFTSNVHLLLILVVVFLIFVGMFMEGSVAILLFTPILLPMVQAFGVDPVHFGLVMCTTITMGLLTPPVGISMYALSSILEMPISEYIKEMWPFLGAVVAVILFMIFFPDVVLFLPRLLFG from the coding sequence ATGTTACTGGTGGCTATACTGTTTCTGCTCTTCCTCCTCATGGGGATGCCGGTGGCCTTCGCCATTGGAATCTCGGGGGTGGCCTTTTTCCTCCAGCATTCGGAGCTGCCCTTCTCCATGATAGTCCAGCTTCCCATATCGCAGACGCAGAACTTCCCCCTCCTCGCCGTGCCCTTGTTCATCTTCGCGGGGAACATCATGAACAGCGCGGGAGTGACCCAGCGGCTCATCAAGCTCTCCACCCTCCTCACGGGGCACATGAGAGGAGGGCTCGCCCAGGTGAGCGTGGTCCTGAGCACCCTCATGGGTGGGGTTTCGGGGTCGGCCACGGCCGATGCGGCGATGGAGGCGAGGCTCCTGGGGCCGGGAATGCTGGAACGCGGCTATTCGAAAGGGTACATCGCCGCCGTGATAGGGTATACGTCCCTCATCACCGCGACCGTACCTCCCGGAGTGGGGATCATCATCTACGGTACCACGGGTGAGGTCTCCATCGGCCAGCTCTTCGCAGCGGGCCTGATGGTGGGGCTCATCATGATGGTGGCCCTCATGATCACGGTCGCCATTACCGCCCGGGTGAGGGGCTACAAGCCCGAGAGGGAGCGTCGGGCATCTCTCAAGGAGATCTTTTCCTCCCTCGGGGAGACCATCTGGGCACTCATCTTCCCCATCCTCCTCCTCGTGGGTCTCAGGATGGGTATCTACACCCCCTCGGAGGTGGGTGCGTTCGCCTGCGTGTACGGGATCTTCGTGGGGGTCTTCGTCTACAAGGAGCTCACCTGGAAGAAGTTCCTCGAGACGCTCCGGACCACCGCCAACGACGTGGGCGCGGTGATGTACATCATCGCCCTCTCGGGGATCTTCCGGTACGGGATCCCCTTCGAGCACATACCCCAGGCCCTCACCTCCCTCATCACGGGATTCACCTCGAATGTGCACCTCCTGCTGATACTGGTGGTGGTCTTCCTCATCTTCGTGGGGATGTTCATGGAGGGCTCGGTGGCGATCCTCCTGTTCACCCCGATTCTCCTTCCCATGGTGCAGGCGTTCGGTGTCGATCCGGTACACTTCGGGCTCGTGATGTGCACCACCATCACGATGGGGCTCCTCACCCCACCGGTGGGGATCTCCATGTACGCCCTCTCCAGCATCCTGGAGATGCCGATCTCCGAGTATATCAAGGAGATGTGGCCGTTCCTCGGGGCCGTGGTCGCGGTGATCCTATTCATGATCTTCTTCCCCGATGTGGTGCTCTTTCTCCCGAGGCTCCTGTTTGGATGA
- a CDS encoding C4-dicarboxylate TRAP transporter substrate-binding protein — protein MRMHRMIMLVLSVLLLSALPLLASGTGEGEQAQEQYVLKFNHVLSQNDPFHKAFLNWAENAYSRSNGRLKIEVFHSAQLGVEEDIIEQIRMGANVGQNTDSARMGNYVPDIAVVNGPYFFDSLDDVWKLNESPTMQAWLKELETKYGIKVLSFNWVQGWRNLLTNKPIKSPDDLRGLRIRAPGAPIWMESIRSLGATPVAMAFSEIYSGIQTKVVDGAGNVNVNTLNTRLYEVVKYLNETKHILLVNFEVVSAKWFNSLPADLQTILQEECDKAGRQVSIEVDKIGEEAKAKLAEQGMTIIPYEEIDIAAFKQNSIKAYETLGILEARNKIFKELGKM, from the coding sequence ATGCGAATGCACAGGATGATCATGCTTGTGCTGAGCGTTCTCCTCCTGTCGGCCCTTCCTCTCCTCGCCTCCGGAACCGGAGAAGGAGAGCAGGCCCAGGAGCAGTACGTACTCAAGTTCAACCACGTGCTCAGCCAGAACGATCCGTTCCACAAGGCGTTCCTGAACTGGGCCGAGAATGCGTACAGCCGGTCCAACGGACGCCTCAAGATCGAGGTCTTCCACAGCGCCCAGCTGGGGGTGGAGGAGGACATCATCGAGCAGATCCGCATGGGAGCGAATGTGGGTCAGAACACCGATTCCGCTCGTATGGGTAACTACGTACCCGACATCGCGGTGGTGAACGGGCCCTACTTCTTCGACAGCCTCGACGACGTCTGGAAGCTCAACGAGTCTCCCACCATGCAGGCCTGGCTCAAGGAACTCGAGACCAAGTACGGGATCAAGGTGCTCTCGTTCAACTGGGTACAGGGGTGGAGGAACCTGCTCACCAACAAGCCCATAAAGAGCCCGGACGATCTCAGAGGCCTCAGGATCCGCGCTCCCGGTGCCCCCATCTGGATGGAGTCCATCCGTTCCCTCGGGGCCACTCCCGTGGCGATGGCCTTCAGCGAGATCTATTCCGGCATCCAGACCAAGGTGGTGGATGGCGCCGGCAACGTGAACGTGAACACCCTCAACACCCGACTCTATGAGGTGGTGAAGTATCTCAACGAGACCAAGCACATCCTCCTCGTGAACTTCGAGGTGGTGAGCGCCAAGTGGTTCAACTCGCTTCCCGCGGATCTCCAGACCATCCTCCAGGAGGAGTGTGACAAGGCCGGACGCCAGGTGTCCATCGAGGTGGACAAGATCGGTGAGGAGGCCAAGGCGAAGCTTGCCGAGCAGGGTATGACGATCATCCCCTATGAGGAGATCGACATCGCCGCCTTCAAGCAGAACAGTATCAAGGCGTATGAGACGCTGGGTATCCTGGAAGCCCGTAACAAGATCTTCAAGGAACTGGGTAAGATGTAA
- a CDS encoding carbohydrate ABC transporter permease, which produces MTLVQRFNRANLPRTVFVIFNTLFLLFIVMLIVIPLLKVFVDSVDARAAETIFRFLPEKFTLDAYRNLLSRPALYRPFLVSLYTTTMGTIIALMTTALFAYALAQDNLPGKGFFLMVALITMVFRAGMIPLFLVVRDIGLLNNVWAVILSRCVDAYYLLLLRNFFKTIPMSIMEAAEIDGCKPFTVFWRIVGL; this is translated from the coding sequence ATGACACTCGTACAACGGTTCAACAGAGCCAATCTTCCCAGGACGGTGTTCGTGATATTCAACACCCTGTTCCTCCTCTTCATCGTGATGCTCATCGTCATCCCCCTGCTCAAGGTTTTCGTGGACTCCGTGGACGCACGAGCGGCGGAGACGATCTTTCGATTCCTTCCGGAGAAATTCACCCTTGACGCCTACAGGAACCTGCTCTCTAGGCCTGCGCTCTACCGCCCGTTCCTGGTGAGTCTCTATACCACCACTATGGGCACCATCATCGCCCTCATGACCACCGCCCTCTTCGCCTACGCCCTGGCCCAGGACAACCTGCCGGGCAAGGGGTTTTTCCTCATGGTGGCCCTGATCACCATGGTCTTCAGGGCCGGGATGATCCCGCTCTTCCTGGTGGTGAGGGACATAGGGCTCCTCAACAACGTGTGGGCGGTGATCCTCTCCCGGTGCGTGGATGCGTACTACCTGTTGTTGCTCCGTAACTTCTTCAAGACCATTCCCATGAGCATCATGGAGGCCGCGGAGATCGACGGCTGTAAGCCCTTCACGGTGTTCTGGCGGATCGTGGGACTGTAA
- a CDS encoding GntR family transcriptional regulator has protein sequence MPTREKQPIEVRSLSEQVYQYLCDQIIEGRIKYGDVLNIKQLAQQLKVSTMPVREAIKRLEMEGLVTIKPRSTCIITIPTKKDILETVEMRELLEVFCVEKVYASVDQDDLHPLHEIVERMEHVAPLLLQDGAHDSPRFPLLLSEYIQLEHLYHTQLCRLANNSLVDKFYREINLKLNMHFIYDIAAPPDVARTYRDHRTLLDALSSHSKEAVRIIREHLRQSRKNIIKGRGFAQLPDE, from the coding sequence ATGCCGACCAGGGAGAAACAACCGATCGAAGTGAGGAGTCTGAGCGAACAGGTCTACCAGTACCTCTGTGACCAGATCATCGAAGGACGGATCAAATACGGCGACGTGCTCAACATCAAGCAGCTCGCTCAGCAACTAAAAGTGAGCACCATGCCCGTGCGGGAGGCCATCAAACGCCTCGAGATGGAAGGGCTCGTCACCATCAAGCCACGGAGCACCTGTATCATCACCATCCCCACCAAGAAAGACATCCTCGAGACCGTGGAGATGAGGGAGCTTCTCGAGGTCTTCTGTGTGGAAAAGGTCTACGCTTCCGTGGACCAAGACGACCTCCATCCACTCCACGAGATCGTGGAACGGATGGAACACGTGGCGCCTCTCCTCCTCCAAGACGGCGCCCACGACAGCCCTCGGTTTCCCCTCCTCCTCTCGGAGTACATCCAGCTCGAGCACCTCTACCACACCCAGCTGTGCAGACTCGCCAACAACTCCCTCGTGGACAAGTTCTACAGGGAGATCAATCTCAAACTCAACATGCACTTCATCTACGACATCGCGGCCCCTCCGGACGTGGCTCGGACATACCGGGACCACAGGACCCTCCTGGATGCCCTCAGCAGTCACTCCAAGGAAGCCGTGCGAATCATCCGCGAGCACCTTCGGCAGAGCCGGAAGAACATAATAAAAGGCAGGGGCTTCGCCCAGCTTCCGGACGAATGA